The genome window TATCCCTATCTGAACACACAACTAACACAAtatagtaatctcaaattataatagatacaaattattaatttttaccaaaaataaagaagagcCTCTACCTCAGAAGCTAGAATATATTAAACTTGATATGATGTGTACATGAGGTAAGTGTTAGATATGTATATGCATTGTATAAACTCTAATGCACTTTAAGCACTAGACCCAAATCATGTCTATAGGGATAGGATCGGTCAACTGAGAAAACGGGCAAGAGTCTTAGGATACTATTTAGGGTAAATAGTATTACGTCCGGGCCAAGCTGGACCGAATACTAACTAGTAAGCAAGAGGAAAGTCAGAAAAAGGACAATCAAATTAAGGTCGTTAACCGAGCACTGTCAGTGCCTTTGGGGAATCCGCTAGCGCACACTATTTGACGTCTGGAACAAGTTCCAAGAGAATCCTCTGAGGTTGTGAGGATTCCTTGGGATTTTGATGGACATGAGAATACGTGCGAAGTGGGGAAATGGTAATGATAACACTAATGATAGACTATAAAAAGGGGGAAATGGTAATGATAATAACCCCACTAATGATAgactataaaaaggggaagaGGATCAACATTTAGGGgatttttggaagaaaaaaaaagggggagagggagagattgagaagaagaaaaatcattcTGGAGAAACACTAGGAAACAGAGGGGATAAAGGGAAAAAGGTTGAGTTTGGACTGACAATGTGAAGTTTGGAACTCAATTGGTAGGATTGTGATAAAGCCCACATATAAATTAATTGGGACCCAAACACGAAAACTAGGGGAGGCGGTTTGGGGACCACAATGTCCTTTCAACAATTGTAGGAATGCATGCATCTTTTTCAAAAGGAAGAGACCGTATAAATTCTAAtgagagatttttatttttatttttataatttgataattacaacaaTGAGTATGAGAGGGATTCGAATCTAGAATTTCGTCAATAGTCGTCATAAAGGAGAATAAGGAATGccaaaaatttggagaaataTATTTCTCAAACAACTTTTGCCACCAAACGattattttcacaaatttcTTTTAGTACGGTTTAGAAGATCTCTAAACAcctaaaaaaagggaaaagaaatgcTTAGGTGACTTCATGCAGCATCATTAAGCACTTCAATACTTAACTTAGTAATATCTTTTTAAAAGATATAATTGACCCAATGAGTGTATAATAATCGCAATTTTTTCATACCTCATTCTAGTGGAGACATGATGGTGGCACATGCCACTCTCCTAAATTCCAGCAATTGAATGTGACTTGAATGGACGCTAATTTTGTCATTATGGATGAGATTGGGATAATTTTCTTTAGTATGACATggattttctctttcttgttgTTTCTCTACCATAGATATAGTTCATGCATTCCAATTATCGCATTTTCCTTctttagagcattagcattagtggtgcaaaaaatttagcaatttgacaccataaaaagctactttatctattttaccatctcactttacaaaacacccaatATTAGTGGGTTGTTCTTATCCAACTAGCTTACTCAATTGTTGGATAATTTACTCAAGCACTTCCTTGCTTTAAGGTGATGAGGATCATTCACATGACTTGGCTCATCCAATTGAACACAACGGTGCGTTTGGATAATCTCTTTCTCATTACTTTTGAaaatatagaatttaatttgttttaaactttattatatGCTAGTCTCACCACATGCTTCGCACGTGTGATgaggtttattttattttattttttttagtgttaaaattttccataaaagagaaagaaacaactaaaaatcatatagaACAATCAAAATCATATGAGCAATAAAacgatatttaaaaaaaaaaaaaaaaaagcactaaaAGAATTACCTTGTAGGAAATGACTAcactagagaaaaaaaaaaaaaaaaaaaaaaaaaaaaaaaaaaccgagaaAGCAAAAGGATTAAGGAGAGATGGAAGTACCTAATTTTAAGAAATATGGATAAGTATCTAAAATTTAGTAGTGTCTAAATTAGTACTTTTACATATTTAATCTTATTATTTAAAGTTTATAAATATAAGACgtaaaatgataaaacccaAACAAAGAATCATGTTATTTGTAGTATAgctaaaagataaaatagtaattgaaaaattaaaaaataaagaagagagtAGACAGAATACCTAACCTAACTATATTAAATAATTGAATCCAAGCCGACAAGCATCCAATAGGCCGTCCTGCACAAAAGTCTCCTATTAaagttcatccaaaaaaaaataaaaaattcaaatctatatatctatatatataatatataataataggtaaagtgaagagaaattcaatttagagttctaattttgtgtcatgtgttctaaactatttattttcaaagagttttattttctaattttataatcaaatataagaccacatcataaatattcatccaagtgaattattaagtacaaaaattaaagagtttagaataaatgaattgtaaaaaaaatgcttcacaataattaaaaaaaacatgaacaatttacattttatacttaataatatccttacaaatttttttaaaagtgttaacaaaatataaaaatgactatccattgtatttcaattatatatatatatatatatatatatagaattgtgttttttttttgaaaggtatatatagaaattatattatgaatcttattatatatctttaagtgtatctatGTATATACATAAAGTTACAtgctaataaaaataaagaagagaaagctaataaaaataaagaagagaatGCACATAATACCTAACCTAACTATCTTAAATAatttcccctcaaaaaaaaaaaaactatcttaaATAATTGAATCCAAGCCAACAAGGATATCCAATGGGCTGTCCGCACAAAAGTCTCGTATTAGTTTATCCGAAAGATTCTCGCATAAGACCAGAGGGAAACGAGCCCATTATTTCTCAAACACAAActataaagaaaaaactcaaaaagagCAAAAAAGCCATTTTCTTCATCTCAGTCAGACAAGAATAAGATTAAGGTACATCGGtatattcagttttttttttttttcttctgcttcatgtatataaaaattattacatctTAATCTTTCTCGCACAGATATTCTGATATACGTTTAAAACTCCGTAGCTTTGTTAAATTTCTGATCAGTAGCTTGCGTTTCATGTTTTTCGAGATATTTTGTAATTGATGATTTCAAGTTATCGCTGCTTTGTTTTGTTCGTGTTCTAGATTCTAAACGAGAAATTGTATCTGTGTCGAACTGAAACTTGTTGCAATTTTCAATTGCGCTGATTTAATTTCGAGCTCGGTTAATTCGACTGATAGATCACATGTTCACTTAATGCTTTTCGCGCACTTTGAAATTTCATatcaatcagatgttatttcGTTATAATTGGAGATGACTCTTGTTAGAATACCTAGGTTGTAAGTTGTAAAACCCTAAACATTCAACAGTAATGATGACGGCTTCCACGCCGAGTCTCGGCGTCAAAATGTGATGCAAAGTTAGATGATAATTAGAAACTAATTTGGATTCTGATTGTGCTTTTGACTAGGACAAGACAAGTGATAGTTTATCGTGGCATCAAAGTCATGAGTTCAAACTTTCGAGCATGACTGGTATGCGGAAAACGTATAACTCGGGATATTTAGCCAATAACTAGATATTGACTGGCGTAACATTAATTTGAATCCAATGCATATTATaaaattgtagcaaaaaaaaaaaaaagtttcgtTCATAGTTTTCCTTTCATATGATGGAAAATGATTATGTTTGTATTCGAAACTGCTACAGGTAGGAGAGATAGTACGCAATTTGGGATTATTACAAGACAACGGTAACTGAGTAGTTCCTGCGTAGGCAAGATTCTGTAGTTAATTAGGACATTCATGTGGCCGTTATATTTTCTATTCAACAAGATTCTTAATACCGATGAAGAACAAGAATCAGATGGAGATTGTTTAAGTTTCGTGAATTCTTACCCGTTTGAACAGCGACCAAGCAGTGCAAGATGCCACGAGGCAGTCTTGCCCCGTTCATACTTTGTTGAAGTGAGTACATTGTGATTCTGCACTCACCTGATGAAATAATATGTTATGTTGTGATTTACGTTTTTCTGATCTATTGATCAACCTATTCTGATGTATGAATTCAGAAGTCTAGTGTTCATCAAAATTGCTATTTGgtttcatttattaaaaacttATTAAGGTTTCTTGGTGCTCATAGGTCCCCCACATAAAGCAGCTAGATTGTTGGGATTGTGGCCTTGCTTGTGTTCTGATGGTTCTGGAAACTCTTGGCATTACCACCTGCGATTTTCAGGCATTGATGGAACTATGCCCCACACATAGGTGAGTTCTTCCTAGCAAATATAGATCTTCAATTCCTTGTGCTATATACTTTGCTTAATTAAAGGTAGAGTTTGgagttttgttgaaaataaaaacaatgcaAGAGTTTAACACAAACTGCTTAAAATCCTAGATGCATGATTGTATCACAACAATAGTTTATTGATCTCTGAAAACTTGTTCTTCGAGAACCTGATTGTCTTTTGATCTGTATATGGTTTTGGTAATTAACATTCCTCAAAAGTTCGAAGGTTTTCAGTGTCAAATGCCTTAAGCTAATTAGTGCAATTAAAGTCTTGGATAACCTGCCTTGTAATCTTGACTCATTGAATctacaagatttttttatttttttatttatttttaaatttgataagctaatagaaaagaaaaaaaaaaaaaagaaaaaaaaaaagaagaggatctCCTTAATTGTATGACGTGGTGCTTTTATTTATTCAGTTTAATAAGCTTAAATGTTAATGTTGATATTAATACTGTAATTAGTAGTAACTTAATATATGAAGTGGATTATCATACAGATTTGTGATACTCTATCGGCTAAGTTCATGCATGATATATCAATCTCATACTCAATTAAGCTGATGTAGAAGATTTCTAATATGTCCTGTTGTTGACACTTTGCAGCATTTGGACCATTGATCTCGCATATCTATTGCACAAGTTTAATGTTAGTTTTTCCTTCTTCACAATAACAGTTGGAGCAAACCCAAGTTATTCGTTCGAAACATTTTACAAGGTGATTTCCTGTCACATGCATGGATATTTTTCAAGGTTTCGTATAGTTAATCTGGTTTCTTATCCAGAAAAAggttaaaaagaaagaaaaaaatccatCTTGTTTCTTGCTGGAGACtaaagatttattatttttgacatGCACGTGGTAGTTTAAGGTATGAGATTTACAAATTATCTTTTGAATTGAAAGGATGTAATGCCTTTTGTGGTGCTTTCAGTATCTAGTCAATGCTTAGCTAGACCTAACAGCAGTTTTTTGTGTTGCCACTTGCCACCAATACAAGCAAAAGCCAAGTCATTCTTGTCTGAGCTGTTCCTTTAAGAGATTTTAGTGTCAAATGTTTTCTCTAGAGTGGTTGCGAGTGATGCTAGGACATACAAGTTACATGGTTTGCATGTCAGTTTAGTGCAAACTTGGAGGTTTGATGGTGAGAACTGAGAACACTACTGCAGATAGTTATAGATTTGGCATGTGCATGTCATCACACACCATGTAGTtaaattaaagtattttttatttttgttattgacaTATTATTCTTGCAACTAGGAAAACATCTTCCGTTGCCTGTGTGTATTATGGTACTTAGTTGCTAACGAATGAACTTCTGGATAATTTGTGTTGAAAAGAATAAATCTATTTAGTTAATAGAGATATAGTCATGTTGATTgtaaaaattacattatattgaattttaACCCATTTTTGATGGAGAATTCTTatgattattcaacatacatAACTATTTTTCAGTAGGATCTGATGATCCTTTATATGATCCGTAAATTCCTTCCACCGGTCCTACATAGGATACCAATTTTAACGACCTTGCTTGCTGTCACTCTAATACTCATAAAGGTACGGTTTGGATATTGTGCAGGAGCAATTACCTAACGATCTGTTGCGAGTAGATACGCTATTTAAAAAAGCACGGGAAGCTGGAATTAATATAGAGGTATAATCCATTCATCTGAGTGTGCATTATTTTGATCATAAAACAATCATAGCATTTCTACGTGCttaaattattttccttttgcGAATAGGACAGCTGCGTTGCTTAATTATATACTTAAATAACACGAGTCTTTGTATAGAAGTAAACAGATTgattttcttcctatttttaattttatttagacTTCTTTGAGAATCACTTgaagaatttaaaattaaatatatttttgctcCCATTAGggctattaaaaaattttaaatccaagGGCCTATTAGTGTGAGACCTATGAAAATACCTATAACATTGGTtaggcttttcttttcttcccaaATTAATGTGTTAAGCATCCGTAGTTGAATCCAAAGTTAAagggactaaggcttggttgttgcTGTAATTGTTGTTGTAGACATTTTCCATTTAGGTGAAGTTGGACAATTAATTTGCAATTTAGTCAATGAACCTTATTTTTTACAGTGCAGGTCAATCGGTGGTAAGGACATTTCATACTTGATTTTGTCAGGGAAGTTTATTGCAATTGCATTAGTGGACCAACGCAAGTTGAGGTATGGGATTCatgtaatttcttttctttttcatgcatAAATGCCATTCTCCTTTAAATGacacaattaaaattattttttggcatctgtgtcttatttttttaagcagTTGTGACCAAGTTCCTTATTGCTTCTTGCAGCcaaagttttctttttgtttatttcatttacTGTTCTACTGAATATGCTTTTGCAAATTGAATATTTGAACTAAAGGGTTTGCTTCTTCTTTCACAAGAATGAAAGCATTGCTTTCTTagatgttgtgtgagatgagtTAACGTTAAATGCTTCTGCCAATTTTTTTGCTTTGCAGTCAGCCTTGGTCTGAGAATTTAAGTGTTTCAGGCTTCTCTGGCAGCAACTCCTGCTACACTGGTGAGTTGTGCTATTCTTTTTCTAATGCACTAATTGTTTGTATTAGATGATTATGATCTCTTAGTATATATCTATGTTATCATTCTCGAGCATTGCAATTTCTCACTAAGTTATACAATCATGATTAAGAACAGATACTCCCTTGCTGAGATGTGAAATCTGTCCTTTTAATATGTTATTTCTAACATGTCCTGGTTAATCAATTCTGCTTCTCAGTTTGTCTTGACAAGTGTATGTCattaagtttgtttgtttgtttgactCATTTGTGTATGCCCCATATAACTTCTTTACTGACAACTTAAGGTCTTTTACAGGTCACTATGTCGTGATTTGCGGCTATGACACTGATGCAGATGAGTTTGAGATTAGAGATCCTGCAAGTTTCAGgtattatatattttcattctCATTTCTGAAAGCCTCCTCTACTGTACTGATCACCatggaaaaagtttttttttttttttgtaagaagaATATGAAGATGTCATTCTTATCATCTTAATGGGTGCCTTTGGTTCAACAACATCAAACATTGATGTTATTGAGTATCTAACTTTAGTGAGAAGATATTGTGAAATCAGAGTTGGAGAGATATTTAATAATGAAATCTTATATATTCTTGTACCATTCTGCCAATATGTATGCACTGGGCTGCAGATTACCCCAATCAGGATGTCAACCTAAGGAAATTCATGACCAGACCAATAAGTTAACTTTCAGAGTTACAGTGATACAAGCGAGGTTCttctttcaatttatctgtCTTGATCAGAATTTTTGCTATATTATAGTGTCCAGAAGTTTGTCTATCTGTGACCATTCTGATCCATGTGCTCTAGTCTAACACAGAAAAAGCTTAATGTAGTGGAAAAAAGATGGATCCATGTCTCCATAAATTGTTGCTGTTTTATGAAGTTTACAAATGGTTATTGTATAATGGTTGAATTGCACTTTCCTTGGTTGTGTAACACCTGTTCGCAGGAGTCATAATTATTTAGGTTGTAGTTGTACAAAATGGGCCGAGGATTTTAATCTCAAAATGGTTATTGATTTTCTTGCTTCTCAGTTCCTGTTATGTACTTCTAAAGTTGAGCACAAGTTATTGCCATTGAGCTCTATctcaaatggcacctcctcTCCTTGTCAAAGCAAGATGGAGGGTGAGTTGGTGGTTCATGACCCTCCAGGTGCATGTATAACTTACCATTATATAAAAAAGCTGAGCACAAATTCTGACCAATTTACTTTGATTAGCTTTATAATCATAGATGGCCAAATCAATTAACAACTGCAGTGCAGTAGCATGAATATGCATGCGCAATTTAGCCAAACATGCAGCAAATTGGCTACTACTGGGAGTTTAAACATCCTCATAGCTTTGGTTACTATTTATATGCATTCTTTAAAAGATTCAAATGACATCTTACTTCAGGATGGTGCATTGGACATCTTTGATAGCCTCTGTGctgaaatattttcaataatgcTCAAAAAGTCGAGTCAGATTGGCATAATCTTATCCAGATTCACATAAATTTCCTGGTTTGATGATTATTGGtacaaaatcaagtttcaaattttgtttactGTATAATATAAACATACATTTGAATACTGTGCAGGAAAAATGTTCGGATTTCATCAAAGTGCCTAGAAGAAGCACGGAAATGCTTTGGTACTGATGAAGATCTTCTTTTGGTAATCAATCTTATCTTCAGTGAGCTTTTTCCATGCTTAGGGTGTCGTAGAAAagacattacttttttaatgtAGGGCTTAACTAATTGTGATGATTTGCACACTGAATTATCTAATattatgaaggaaaaaaaatggagagaagaaaaagaatataaaaagagaaattttttcaaaatgttaTTAAGATTTTGAATTTAGCTTATGCAGTAAGTTAAACCTGATATCCCTTTGATATAgctgttcttttttattttggtgcTAGGGGTGTATTTATCTGTTATACATAGATTTCAGTTCTGGCCTAATGCTTAATTAATTTGGAGCTAGTATAACTTataaataagaagaaagaaCATAACAGAGAGAAATCTATgcatgaaataaaatttaaaccaaCTGTGACTGCTGTACTATTTATCacatttttggtttggttttctaTGCAGATATCTCTGGAGAAGAGTGTGAAACAAAACAGCCCTTCACCCCAAGGTCCCCAACTTCCTTCAAATGTCAATTTGGATTTATGACTTTTTTCTTGGACCTCGGCACTAAATTTGAGTCAAGTTTTTGCACATACAAGTTGTTTGTGTATAGCATATAtacttttaatttataatagCTTTCACCTTTCAGTTCTGATCGTTATCCCAGCCCTCGGGATTACATGTATTGTTGCtttatgaatatttatttaaataaaatataatctgTATAGTTCCCAGGCAATATTTAcgaattcaaaatttaaattgtgcATCTTTCCTCAAATAATGCTGGCAATTGGACCTTGTCCTGTAGATTCTGAAAGCTCAATTTCCCTACTACACATGAAGTGATCCATCTTATCTTCCTAAAATTGGCTATCTATttatccaaattttgaaactttagtgTGTAAAATCAAATGACTTCCAAACTCTAGGAATGGTGTTTGTAATTTTAGCCTTCTTTTTATAACACTGACATAGTGACATATTTGTGAAtaagcatcatcatcattctctctctctctcactatatatatataaatatatatgattgtCCATGAGTAATTAGGGTTAGTATTTACcctaatttatataaaaatttgcaTTGTGCACCTTAAactacaaaattatataatcaaCATTCTAATTTGTGATTAGCTTTTAATGTGCCCCTACTATCCAAATCAATgtttaaatttacaaattaatttataCATATTCATCCTAAACTATAAAATGTTTACAATATGTATCAGTAACTATAAAATTTATGCAATCAACTTC of Quercus lobata isolate SW786 chromosome 8, ValleyOak3.0 Primary Assembly, whole genome shotgun sequence contains these proteins:
- the LOC115958361 gene encoding guanylyl cyclase 1 isoform X3, with translation MVLETLGITTCDFQALMELCPTHSIWTIDLAYLLHKFNVSFSFFTITVGANPSYSFETFYKEQLPNDLLRVDTLFKKAREAGINIECRSIGGKDISYLILSGKFIAIALVDQRKLSQPWSENLSVSGFSGSNSCYTGHYVVICGYDTDADEFEIRDPASFRLPQSGCQPKEIHDQTNKLTFRVTVIQARKNVRISSKCLEEARKCFGTDEDLLLISLEKSVKQNSPSPQGPQLPSNVNLDL
- the LOC115958361 gene encoding guanylyl cyclase 1 isoform X1: MWPLYFLFNKILNTDEEQESDGDCLSFVNSYPFEQRPSSARCHEAVLPRSYFVEVPHIKQLDCWDCGLACVLMVLETLGITTCDFQALMELCPTHSIWTIDLAYLLHKFNVSFSFFTITVGANPSYSFETFYKEQLPNDLLRVDTLFKKAREAGINIECRSIGGKDISYLILSGKFIAIALVDQRKLSQPWSENLSVSGFSGSNSCYTGHYVVICGYDTDADEFEIRDPASFRLPQSGCQPKEIHDQTNKLTFRVTVIQARKNVRISSKCLEEARKCFGTDEDLLLISLEKSVKQNSPSPQGPQLPSNVNLDL
- the LOC115958361 gene encoding guanylyl cyclase 1 isoform X2, giving the protein MWPLYFLFNKILNTDEEQESDGDCLSFVNSYPFEQRPSSARCHEAVLPRSYFVEVPHIKQLDCWDCGLACVLMVLETLGITTCDFQALMELCPTHSIWTIDLAYLLHKFNVSFSFFTITVGANPSYSFETFYKEQLPNDLLRVDTLFKKAREAGINIECRSIGGKDISYLILSGKFIAIALVDQRKLSQPWSENLSVSGFSGSNSCYTGHYVVICGYDTDADEFEIRDPASFRKNVRISSKCLEEARKCFGTDEDLLLISLEKSVKQNSPSPQGPQLPSNVNLDL